The following proteins come from a genomic window of Candidatus Binataceae bacterium:
- a CDS encoding sodium-translocating pyrophosphatase, whose amino-acid sequence MSEANIVLPHLTSNQLLILWLVLLSALVALGYGWYLVRVVMAASPGAKSMTDVADAVEEGAMAYLRRQVKTMVWFVIAIGIALFFMYRRVYPDNLPLAVGIAIAFLMGVSASYGAGFVGMKLAVKGNVRSANAALTSFKDAMEIAFKAGGVSGMFTVGLGLLGATIIFLYFQENAMKVLVGFGFGGSLAALFMRVGGGIYTKAADVGGDLVGKVEAGIPEDDPRNAATIADNVGDNVGDCAGMAADVFESYEVTLVAAIILAAYALSDKNFANLYGAAAGTFAMKLIIFALILRAVGVFSSILGILAVRVPAGTAMRDPMRPINIGYMTSAIASVIGFFIVNWLYLDDPRTGQPDWRFAWATTLGIVLAVVTLWLTNYFTHPERGPVTETAYAARTGPATLILSGFGEGLESSVWALVVIAACIAGAMVIFRESLALQFYGIALTGLGLLTTTGFILAMDTYGPITDNAHGIFEMGGIHQEEASRTLSWMDAIGNTTKALTKGLAIATAVIAAVSLFRSFIDEAHLGALGVQVNMPTVFIGLLIGGAVPFLFSSFAIKAVSRAAYQVVFEVRRQFREHPGIMEYKEKPDYARCVDIVTATAQKELLSPGILAVFAPLLVGFGLDAGALGGFLAGTILTGQLMAVLMANAGANWDNAKKKVEDGFLGGKNTDVHKATVVGDTVGDPFKDTAGPALNPMIKVMNLVGILAAPFTTVGVEFSWGRVGATVLSIILLAIAVALSKRGSIAEEQSQAGQAKAAA is encoded by the coding sequence AGCGAAGCCAATATTGTTCTGCCCCACCTGACCAGCAATCAGCTGCTGATCCTGTGGCTGGTCCTGCTCTCGGCGCTGGTCGCGCTCGGATACGGCTGGTACCTGGTCAGAGTGGTGATGGCGGCCAGCCCAGGCGCCAAGTCGATGACCGACGTGGCCGACGCGGTCGAAGAAGGCGCGATGGCCTACTTGCGACGCCAGGTCAAGACCATGGTCTGGTTCGTCATCGCGATCGGAATCGCGCTGTTCTTCATGTACCGCCGGGTTTATCCCGACAACCTGCCGCTGGCCGTCGGGATCGCGATCGCCTTCCTGATGGGGGTCAGCGCCTCCTACGGCGCGGGCTTCGTCGGCATGAAGCTGGCGGTCAAGGGCAACGTGCGCAGCGCCAACGCGGCGCTGACCAGCTTCAAGGACGCGATGGAGATCGCGTTCAAGGCGGGCGGCGTCTCGGGAATGTTCACGGTCGGCCTCGGCCTGCTCGGCGCCACCATCATCTTCCTCTACTTCCAGGAGAACGCGATGAAGGTGCTGGTCGGCTTTGGCTTCGGCGGCTCGCTCGCCGCGCTGTTCATGCGTGTCGGCGGCGGTATCTACACCAAGGCGGCCGATGTCGGCGGCGACCTGGTGGGCAAGGTCGAGGCGGGAATTCCCGAGGACGACCCGCGCAACGCGGCGACCATCGCCGATAACGTCGGCGACAACGTCGGCGACTGCGCCGGGATGGCCGCCGACGTCTTCGAGTCCTACGAGGTCACGCTGGTGGCGGCGATCATCCTGGCCGCCTACGCGTTGAGCGACAAGAACTTCGCCAACCTCTACGGCGCCGCCGCCGGAACGTTCGCGATGAAGCTGATCATCTTTGCGCTCATCCTGCGCGCGGTCGGCGTCTTCTCCTCGATCCTCGGCATCCTCGCGGTACGGGTGCCTGCGGGCACTGCGATGCGCGACCCGATGCGCCCGATCAACATCGGCTACATGACCTCGGCAATCGCCTCGGTCATCGGGTTCTTCATCGTCAACTGGCTCTACCTCGACGATCCACGCACCGGCCAGCCCGATTGGCGTTTCGCGTGGGCGACCACGCTGGGGATCGTGCTCGCGGTCGTCACCCTGTGGCTGACCAACTACTTTACCCATCCCGAGCGCGGCCCGGTGACCGAAACCGCCTACGCGGCGCGCACCGGCCCGGCCACGCTCATCCTGTCGGGCTTCGGCGAAGGGCTGGAATCGTCGGTGTGGGCGCTGGTCGTGATCGCGGCGTGTATCGCCGGCGCGATGGTGATCTTCCGCGAGTCGCTCGCGCTCCAGTTCTACGGGATCGCGCTCACGGGCCTGGGCCTGCTGACCACCACCGGCTTCATCCTCGCGATGGACACCTACGGGCCGATCACCGACAACGCCCACGGCATCTTCGAGATGGGGGGAATCCATCAGGAAGAAGCCTCGCGCACGCTGTCGTGGATGGACGCGATCGGCAACACGACCAAGGCGCTGACCAAGGGCCTTGCGATCGCAACCGCGGTTATCGCGGCGGTCTCGCTCTTCCGCTCGTTCATCGACGAGGCGCATCTCGGCGCGCTCGGCGTGCAGGTCAACATGCCGACCGTGTTCATCGGCCTGCTGATCGGCGGCGCGGTGCCCTTCCTGTTCAGCTCGTTCGCGATCAAGGCGGTCAGCCGTGCGGCCTACCAGGTCGTCTTCGAGGTGCGCCGCCAGTTCCGCGAGCATCCGGGGATCATGGAATACAAGGAGAAGCCCGACTATGCGCGCTGCGTCGATATCGTCACCGCGACCGCGCAGAAGGAGCTGCTCAGCCCCGGCATCTTGGCCGTCTTCGCCCCGCTGCTGGTCGGCTTCGGGCTTGACGCGGGCGCCCTTGGCGGCTTCCTCGCCGGCACGATCCTCACCGGCCAGCTAATGGCGGTGCTGATGGCGAATGCGGGCGCCAACTGGGACAACGCCAAGAAGAAGGTCGAAGACGGCTTCCTGGGCGGCAAGAACACCGACGTGCACAAGGCGACCGTCGTCGGCGACACCGTCGGCGATCCGTTCAAGGACACCGCAGGCCCGGCGCTCAACCCGATGATCAAGGTGATGAACCTGGTCGGCATCCTCGCGGCCCCGTTTACCACGGTCGGCGTCGAGTTCAGCTGGGGCCGGGTGGGAGCGACGGTGCTCTCGATTATCCTGCTGGCGATCGCGGTGGCGCTCTCCAAGCGCGGCTCGATCGCCGAGGAGCAGAGCCAGGCGGGGCAGGCGAAGGCGGCCGCATAG